Proteins encoded within one genomic window of Gracilimonas sp.:
- the queA gene encoding tRNA preQ1(34) S-adenosylmethionine ribosyltransferase-isomerase QueA: MKLTDFKFEIDDLNIPEEPLEKRDSAKLMVLNRAEKTIEHTTFSEIHKYINEDDVMIYNNTKVFPARLNGKKEKTEADIEVFLLRELMPENMLWDVLVEPARKIRIGNKLYFGEEDEELMAEVVDNTTSRGRTIRFLYEGPNQDLYDRLDELGKMPLPPYVEREPVEEDKERYQTIFATERGAVAAPTAGMHFTEKLVDKIKKKGVEFLPTTLHIGWGIFRNVEVEDLTKHRMDSDNYFISKETSDKINETLKKKNNRVIAIGSSAVRTIETSVMASGMSKAGTGWTDKFIYPPYDFKITEGLITNFHQPESTRLMLAAAFAGYDFLMEAYEEAKKENYRMFSFGDAMLII; encoded by the coding sequence ATGAAGCTCACCGATTTTAAATTTGAAATTGACGATTTAAATATACCTGAAGAACCACTGGAAAAAAGAGATTCAGCAAAATTAATGGTTCTGAATCGTGCCGAAAAAACAATTGAGCACACCACTTTTTCTGAGATCCATAAATACATCAACGAAGATGATGTGATGATCTATAACAATACAAAGGTTTTTCCTGCTCGCCTGAATGGTAAAAAGGAAAAAACCGAGGCTGATATTGAAGTATTTTTACTTCGTGAACTTATGCCGGAAAATATGTTGTGGGATGTATTGGTGGAGCCGGCTCGTAAAATTAGAATTGGCAATAAGCTGTATTTTGGTGAAGAAGATGAAGAGCTGATGGCGGAAGTAGTGGATAATACCACTTCCAGAGGGCGAACGATTCGGTTTCTGTATGAAGGGCCTAACCAGGATTTATATGACCGTTTGGACGAGCTGGGCAAAATGCCACTCCCTCCATACGTTGAGCGCGAGCCGGTTGAAGAAGACAAAGAGCGATATCAAACTATTTTTGCTACAGAACGAGGAGCTGTAGCCGCCCCAACAGCTGGAATGCATTTTACGGAAAAGCTTGTTGATAAAATTAAAAAGAAGGGAGTGGAGTTTTTGCCTACTACTCTTCATATAGGATGGGGGATTTTTCGAAATGTGGAGGTTGAAGATCTTACCAAGCACCGTATGGATTCTGATAATTACTTCATTTCCAAGGAGACCTCTGATAAGATTAACGAGACTCTTAAGAAGAAGAATAATAGAGTTATTGCCATTGGCTCCAGTGCGGTACGTACCATAGAAACAAGTGTAATGGCTAGTGGGATGTCAAAAGCAGGCACCGGCTGGACAGATAAGTTTATCTATCCTCCTTATGATTTTAAAATCACCGAAGGTCTGATTACCAATTTTCATCAACCGGAATCTACACGCCTGATGCTGGCTGCTGCTTTTGCAGGTTATGATTTCTTGATGGAAGCTTATGAGGAAGCTAAAAAAGAAAATTACCGAATGTTCTCTTTCGGTGATGCAATGTTGATTATATAA
- the ispD gene encoding 2-C-methyl-D-erythritol 4-phosphate cytidylyltransferase — MSGLSVIIPAAGSGERMGSEIPKPFIKVGDKTILHHTVSRFLNVPGIVQVIIATSEKYIPEIEAMSDSFSKGADLFKVVKGGAERQYSIYNALEYVSGQAHLVAVHDAVRPFIRKELIVECCEVAEKVGGAVLGVPAKDTIKQVDNARMITSTPNRAFLWQAQTPQIFRKDLLLKAYQSALEDEYIGTDDASLVERIGGKIQMVEGDRENLKITYPVDLKIAELIFGTDQ, encoded by the coding sequence ATGTCTGGTCTGTCGGTCATAATACCGGCGGCGGGGTCGGGCGAGAGAATGGGTTCCGAAATCCCCAAGCCTTTTATTAAGGTAGGGGATAAAACCATTCTTCATCACACGGTATCTAGGTTTTTAAACGTTCCGGGTATTGTTCAGGTTATAATTGCGACTTCTGAGAAGTATATACCTGAAATTGAAGCAATGTCCGATTCTTTTTCTAAAGGAGCAGATTTATTTAAAGTGGTGAAAGGTGGTGCTGAAAGGCAGTACTCTATTTATAATGCACTTGAATATGTATCAGGTCAGGCTCATTTGGTGGCTGTACATGATGCAGTTCGTCCATTTATTAGAAAAGAGTTGATTGTTGAATGTTGTGAGGTTGCAGAAAAAGTTGGGGGTGCTGTTTTAGGTGTACCGGCCAAAGATACCATCAAGCAGGTGGACAATGCACGGATGATAACATCTACACCCAATAGGGCTTTCCTCTGGCAGGCCCAAACTCCCCAAATTTTTCGAAAAGACCTTTTGCTTAAAGCTTATCAATCAGCTTTGGAAGATGAATATATTGGAACTGATGACGCCTCTTTGGTGGAACGCATTGGAGGGAAAATTCAAATGGTGGAAGGAGATCGGGAAAATCTTAAAATAACCTATCCGGTTGACCTTAAGATCGCAGAATTAATTTTTGGAACAGATCAATGA
- the ispF gene encoding 2-C-methyl-D-erythritol 2,4-cyclodiphosphate synthase, producing MRIGYGYDVHQLRKGRKLILGGVEIPFEKGLFGHSDADVLLHAVTDALLGALALGDIGGHFPDTEEAFKNADSRKLLRESYALIKEKGYELGNLDVTVIAEQPKLQPFIGNIRKNVAEDLECSIDDVSVKATTSEKLGFAGREEGIIAQAVVLIYQRD from the coding sequence ATACGCATCGGATACGGGTATGATGTTCATCAGCTTAGAAAAGGGCGAAAACTGATTCTCGGCGGAGTCGAAATTCCATTTGAAAAAGGACTGTTTGGTCACTCTGATGCGGATGTGCTCCTTCATGCTGTCACCGATGCATTATTAGGTGCTCTTGCGTTAGGTGATATTGGGGGGCATTTCCCTGATACAGAGGAAGCTTTTAAAAATGCAGACAGCCGAAAGTTGCTTCGGGAAAGTTATGCCTTGATAAAAGAAAAAGGCTATGAATTGGGAAACCTTGATGTAACCGTGATTGCAGAGCAACCAAAATTGCAACCTTTTATAGGTAATATTCGAAAGAATGTAGCCGAAGATCTCGAGTGTTCAATAGATGATGTTTCTGTGAAGGCAACTACATCTGAAAAGTTGGGGTTTGCAGGTCGTGAAGAGGGTATAATTGCTCAGGCGGTAGTTCTTATTTATCAAAGAGACTGA